The window AGTTGCTGGCGTCCGGCGTGCGGGAGGGCGGCTTATCGTTCGGGGAGGCCTGGCTCACCTACCTCACCGGCGCCCAGCGCTTGGCGGTCGGTGCCGTCGGCGTGGTGGCCCTGGGGCTCGGTCTCGGTGGCCTGGTGGTGATGCTGATGCCGCACGACGACGTGCTGAGCGGATTGACGTCGCCGGCCGGTCTGCACAAGTCGCTTTCCGCGGCGGAAGGCGCGGCATCCGCGCCGAACTGAGGAGTGGTTGCCGCGGGGCGCTCGCCGGTCGGCGCAACTCACCGCGCGGGCAGCGGCAGTTCGCTGCCGAACTTCGCGCGCTTGATGCTGAAGAAGGCCCGCACGTTGCGCACGTTGGCATCGGCCGTCAGCAGCCGCGCGGTGAAGGCCTGGTAGGCCTCCATGTCGCGCACCCCCACCACCAGCATGAAGTCAGGCCCTGGAGAGACCCGCCAGCACTGCTGGACGCTGGCGTCGGCCACGGCGCGCACCTCGAACGCGTCCAGGCCCTCGCTGGTCTGCACGTCGAGCGAGACCTCGAGCAGCGCATGCAGTTGCGGCAGGCCGGCGTCGGCCAGGCGCTGCGGCGACAGCTGGGCGGTCACGCGCTCGATCAATCCCAGCGCATGGAAGCGTCGGACGCGGCGGTGCGTGGTGGCCGTGGCCACGTGGACCTCGGCCGCCAGCGCCTGATTCGAGAGCGACGCGTCGCGCTGCAGTTGCGCGAGCAGCCGGAGGTCGAGGGGATCCAGCGTGATCTTGTTCACGAAAAAAATTGCATCTAATTAACTAAACTTTGCTCTAAATTTTCATTCTAGAAAGTTTTGAGATTTTTATGCCGTTTTATTTTGAATTTAGAAAGCATATTTGTTGCTGCCGTCCCTAGGATGCGCCATCCACAGCTCAGCAAGGCCATCTCATGTGCGGCATCGTCGGCGCGGTCGGTACACGCAACATCGTTCCCATCCTCGTCGAAGGCCTGAAGCGGCTCGAGTACCGGGGCTACGACTCCTGCGGCGTCGCGGTGCACCAGGACGGCGCGCTGCGACGCAGCCGCAGTACGTCGCGCGTTGCGGAACTCGACGTGCAAGTGACCGCCGACGCGGTGCAGGGAACGACCGGCATTGCCCACACGCGCTGGGCCACGCACGGTGCGCCGGCGGTGCACAACGCCCATCCGCATTTCTCCAGCGGCCCGGGCGCCGACGCCGCGCGTCCGGCGCGCATCGCCCTCGTGCACAACGGCATCATCGAGAACCATGACGACCTGCGTGCCGAGCTGCAGGCGCGCGGCTATGTCTTCGCGAGCCAGACCGACACCGAGGTCATCGCCCACCTGATCGACTCGCTGTACGACGGCGACCTGTTCGACGCCGTACAGCAGGCCACGCAGCGGCTCAAGGGCGCCTACGCGATCGCCGTGTTCTGCCGCGACGAACCGCACCGCGTGGTGGGTGCGCGAGAAGGCTCGCCGCTGATCCTGGGCGTGGGGCAGGGCGAGAGCTTCCTCGCGTCGGACGCGATGGCGCTGGCCGGCGTGACCGACCAGATCGTCTACCTGGAAGAGGGCGACGTGGTCGACCTCCAGCTCGGCAAGCACTGGATTGTGGCGCGCAATGCCGCGACCGGCCGCCACGAGCGCGTGCAGCGCGAAGTGCGCACCGTGCATGCCCACACCGGCGCGGCCGAGCTCGGGCCCTACCGCCACTACATGCAGAAGGAGATCTTCGAGCAACCGCGCGCCATCGCCGACACGCTCGAGGGCGTGCAGGGCATCGTGCCGGAGCTGTTCGGCGACGGCGCGCACCGGGTGTTCAAGGAGATCGATTCGGTCCTGATCCTGGCCTGCGGCACCAGCTACTACGCCGGCTGCACCGCCAAGTACTGGCTGGAGTCGATCGCGCAGATCCCCACGCAGGTGGAAGTGGCCAGCGAGTACCGCTACCGCGACAGCGTGCCCAACCCCAAGACGCTCGTCGTCACCATCACGCAGAGCGGCGAGACCGCCGACACGCTGGCCGCGCTGAAGCACGCCCGCTCGCTGGGCATGAAGCACACGCTCACCGTGTGCAACGTCGCCACCAGCGCGATGGTGCGCGAGTGCTCGCTGGCCTACATCACGCGAGCGGGCGTCGAGATCGGCGTGGCCTCCACCAAGGCCTTCACCACGCAGCTGGCAGGCCTGTTCCTGCTTACGCTGATGCTGGCCAAGACCCGTGGGCGGTTGAGCGAGGACGCCGAGGCCGGGCACCTGAAGGCGCTGCGCCACCTGCCGGTGGCGCTGCAGGCCGTGCTGGCCCTCGAGCCGCAGGTCATGGCCTGGGCGGAAGAGTTCGCCCGCAAGGAGAACGCGCTCTTCCTGGGCCGCGGGCTGCATTACCCGGTGGCGCTGGAAGGCGCGCTCAAGCTCAAGGAGATCAGCTACATCCACGCCGAGGCCTACCCGGCCGGCGAACTGAAGCACGGCCCGCTCGCGCTGGTGACCAGCGCAATGCCGGTCGTCACCGTGGCGCCGCACGACGCGCTGCTCGAGAAGCTCAAGAGCAACCTGCAGGAAGTGCGCGCGCGGGGCGGCGAGCTGTTCGTCTTTGCCGACGCCGACACGCGGATCGAAAGCAGCGAAGGCGTGCACGTGATCCGCATGCCCGAGCACTACGGCGCCTTGTCGCCGCTGCTGCACGTGGTGCCGCTGCAGTTGCTGGCCTATCACACGGCCTGCGCGCGCGGCACCGACGTCGACAAGCCGCGCAACCTGGCGAAGAGCGTGACGGTGGAGTGATAGAACGAGGCGCCGTCGCTGGAGTGACTCCTCATTGCTTTCTCCGGTGCCGCGGCCGAAGATCGATCGACGAGGGGATCTGCTGGCGGAGGGCGCGCGATGGGAAGCAAGGAATCGGTTGCCACGCTGAGTGGCGTGCTGGTTGCAACGGCACTGGTCCTTTTGCCGGCGCTTCGCGTCTCCGCGGCTGAAAGTGGCTCGGGGGCAGCGCGCGACGGCGGTGCGCTCGTCATGGCCAGCTGCGTGGAGGGCAGTCCGCCGCTGGTCTTCGCCAGGGCCGACCCGCGCGCGCTGCTGGATCCCGAAGATCGCGAACGATTCCAGGGCGCGGCCTTGTCGCTCTACCGCGTGCTCGACCGCAGCGCGTTCGCGCCGGTGCAGATCATGCTGTGGGACAAGGGGCCGGGAGAGTGGGTGTACGTGAGCGTGCTGCCGGTCGACGGCGATGCGCAGCGGTCGTGTTTCACGGCCACCTTCACCGCCGAACCCTTCGAGTTCACGCCCGCGCTGATCCGCAAGTACTTTCCAGGCGCCAGCCGCACTTGATGCGGTGCCGGACCTAGTTGGGCCGGGCCGTGCGCGGTTACTCGGTCGAGGAGACAATGCGCCGTTGTCGGGCTGCTCATCGCAGCGTGACGGCTTGAGACGGGAGGCGGCTCATTCGGGTTCACCTCAGCGTGTTGCGGCGATGTTTTGGTACACAGTGGGCGGCAGCCGATCCTGGCAAAGCGCATCGCTCTACGGCGATGGCAGGCCTTCGTGCAGTGCCCCATGGCCCGCATGAAGGCCGAAAACCCCTGCAACAGAGACAGTTTCTCAGTGGAGTGATCGATGCCTGGCTTGCTGCCGAACGTGGACCCTGAGGGTTTGCTCGAGTACTCGGTGGTCTACACCGACCGTGCCCTCAACCACATGTCCCAGAGTTTCCAGGGGGTCATGCGTGACATCTCGGCCACGCTGAAGCGCGTCTACAACGCGAAGTCGGCGGTCATCGTGCCCGGCAGCGGCACCTTTGGCATGGAGGCGGTGGCGCGACAGTTCGCCACCGACCGCAAGGTCCTGGTCATCCGCAACGGCTGGTTCAGCTACCGGTGGACGCAGATTCTCGACATGGGCCGCATCGCTTCCGACGCCACGGTGCTGAAGGCTCGCCGCACCGGGCCGGGCGCGCAGGCACCCTTCGCGCCGGCGCCGATCGGCGAGGTGGTGGCCACGATCCGCGCGGAGCGTCCCGCGGTCGTGTTCGCGCCACACGTCGAGACCTCGGCCGGGATGATCCTGCCCGATGCCTACCTGCGCGCCGTGGCCGACGCGGTGCACGAGGTCGGCGGGCTGTTCGTGCTCGATTGCATTGCATCGGGCACCTTGTGGGTCGACATGCAGGCGACCGGCGTCGACGTGCTGGTCAGCGCGCCCCAGAAGGGTTGGAGCGGCTCGCCCTGCTGCGCGCTGATCGCGATGAGCGATCTGGCGCGTGGGCGCATCGACGGGACGCAGAGCACCAGCTTCGCCTGCGACCTGCGCAAGTGGATGCAGATCATGGAGGCCTACGAGGCCGGTGGCTACGCCTATCACGCCACGATGCCGACCGACTCGCTGGCCCGCGTGCGCGATGTGATGCGCGAGACCGAGGCCTATGGCTTCGAGAAGGTGCGCGCGGAACAGCAGCAGCTGGGCGAGCAGGTGCGTGCGCTGCTGGTGCGCAAGGGCCTGCGCAGCGTGGCGGCCGAAGGCTTCCAGGCGCCCTGCGTGGTGGTCAGCTACACCGAGGATCCGGCCATCCAGTCGGGTCAGAAGTTCCTCGGGCTGGGCCTGCAGGTGGCCGCCGGCGTGCCCTTGCAGTGCGACGAGGGGGCCGACTTCCGGACCTTCCGCATCGGCCTGTTCGGCCTCGACAAGCTGCATCACATCGAGCGCACGGTCCGTCACCTAGACGACGCGCTGAACCGCATCCTCTAGGGCTTTTCAACGCGATCGGGGCACCCGGCACGAAGAGCCGGCCGGCCGCTGGCGGCCTGGTCTACTCGACCGAGCTCGGCCGGACCTGCCCGGCCTGCCGCCAGGCGATCGCCCAGTGCGCCTGCCGCAGCGCCGGCGCCGTGCCGGTCACCGACGGCATCGTGCGGGTTTCGCGCGAAACCAAGGGCCGCAACGGCAAGGGCGTCACGCTCGTCAAGGGCCTGGGGCTGGAGCCGGTCGCATTGGCCCAACTCGGCAAGCAGCTGAAAGCCGCCTGCGGTTCGGGCGGCACGACGAAGGACGGGGTGATCGAGGTGCAGGGCGATCACTGCGAACGCGTGATCGGGTGGCTCCAGGCCCGCGGGCATACGGTCAAGCGCGCTGGCGGCTGACCGACCCCGTCTGGGGGCCCGTCACCGGCCTCACATGGCCATGTTCATGATGTCGGTGTAGGCCTGCACCAGCTTGTTGCGCACCTGCAGCGTCGCCTGGAAGCCGATCTGGGCCTTCTGCATCGCGACCATTGTTTCTTCCAGCGAGACCGAAGAATTGCCCAGCTGAACCTGCTTCTGCAGCTCGGTGGCCTGGTTCTGCGCGGAACTCACCGACTTCAGCGCGGCGCTGAAGCTGGTCTGGAAGCTCGCCGGCTCCACGCCCTGCGACTGTGTGGCCAGGCGCACGCGCTCGGCCACCTGCGGCATCCCGGCGCGGGCGGCGGCTTGGGCAAAGTCGAAGGGCTTGAGCTTCACGTCCATGGGGAAGGATCGTAGCCAGGGGCCCGCGGCGCAATGGAGGGAACTGGCGGGATTTGGCCGGCCTGTTCGCCGCTTTTCCGGCTCAAGGGTAACGAAACAATGCCGAGGCGCCGATGGGAATGGTCCCATCGCGCTTCGACCCACGATCCGACACGGACACGCCGCGACGCCCGACCCCCTGCCGATGGACACCGCACTTGCCCCCGTGAATTCCCTGCCGCTCACGCCGGCCAACGCCGACGGCTTTGGCTCGCGCCTCGCTGCGCTGCCCGCCGGCCGCAAGTTCACGCTCGGCATCGGCCTGGCCGCGCTGGTGGGCATCGCCTTCGCGATGTCGATGTGGTCTTCGCAGGGCAACTACAAGGTGCTGTACGCCGGCCTGTCCGACAAGGACGGTGGCGCGATCCTGGCCCAGCTGTCGACGATGAACGTGCCCTACAAGCACGCCGACGGCGGCGCCGCGATCCTGGTGCCGGCCGACAAGGTGCACGACGTGCGCCTGAAGCTGGCCTCGGCCGGCCTGCCCAAGGGCTCGATCGTCGGCTTCGAGCTGATGGACAACGCCAAGTTCGGCCAGACGCAGTTCCAGGAGCGCCTGACCTTCCAGCGCGGTCTCGAGGGCGAGCTGACCCGCTCGATCGGTGCGCTGGCCGCGGTGCAGAGCGCCCGCGTTCACCTCGCGCTGCCCAACCAGAACGGCTTCTTCCGCGAACAGCAGAAGCCCAGCGCCTCGGTGCTGCTGACGCTGCACCCCGGCCGCACGCTCGACCGCACGCAGATTGCCGGCATCGTTCACCTCGTGTCGTCGAGTGTCCCCGAGATGGACCCGAAGGCGGTGACCGTGCTCGACGCCACCGGCGCGCTGATCTCCGGCGCCGGCGACGCCGGTTCGGCCGGCGGCCTGGACGCCCAGCAACTGCAGTACGTGGGCCAGATCGAGGGCAACTACACCAAGCGCGTGTTCGACATCCTCGAGCCGGTGCTGGGCCGCGACAACCTGCGCGCCCAGGTCACCGCCGAAGTCGATTTCTCGCAGACCGAATCCACCTCCGAGGCCTATGCGCCGAACCAGGGCCTGGGCGCCGACGGCAAGCCGGCCGCGGCCACCCTGCGCAGCCACCAGGTCAGCGAGGCCAGCGGCGGCGGCAGCGCCCAGCCGGCCGGCGTGCCCGGCGCCGCCAGCAACCAGCCGCCGGTGCCGGCCACCGCGCCGGTCAACGGCAGTGCGCAGCCGCTGCAGACCGCGCAGTCGGGCGGCGGCAGCGGCGGTAACAGCCGGCGCGAGGCCACCACCAACTACGAGGTCGACAAGACCGTGCGCGTCACGCGCAACGCTACCGGCACCATCAAGCGCCTGAACGCGGCGGTGGTGCTGAACCACCGCTCGGTGACCGACGCCAAGGGCAAGACCAGCACCACGCCGATCTCGGCCGAGGAGATGGAAAAGCTCACCGCGCTGGTCAAGGAGACCATCGGCTTCAACGCCGACCGCGGTGACTCGGTGAAGCTGATCAACGCGCCCTTCAAGGTCGAGAAGCCGCCGGTCGAGGAAGCACTGCCGCTGTGGAAGCAGCCCGAGACCCAGGATCTGCTGCGCACGCTGGCCGTGCCGGGCGCGCTGACGCTGCTGGCGATGATCATCGTGTTCGGTGCGGTGCGGCCGGCGCTGAAGGCGGCCCAGCCGGCCCAGCCGCAGCGCCAGCTCGACGCCGTGGTCGACGACGTGCCGGCGCTGCCGTCCCCGTCGTCGGCCCAGGCCGCGGCCCTGCCCGCGCTCGAGGCGCCGGTGGTGGACACGCGGCTGAACCAGGCCCGTGCGCTCGCCAAGGAAAACCCGGCGGCCATGGCCAACATCGTGCGCGGCTGGTCCGCCAAGGAGGCCGCATGAGCCGGCGTGAGCCCCCGCGGGAGGCCGCCGCGCCTGACGCGACCTGGGGAAGGAAGTAACCATGGATGCCCAGGGACTGGAAGATGCGGCCATCCTGCTGATGTCGATCGGCGAGGAAGAGGCCGCCGAGGTCTTCAAGCACCTCGCCCCGAAGGAAGTGCAGCGCCTCGGCGAGACCATCGCCAAGATGAAGAGCGTGCCGCGCGAGCGCTTCGAGCAGGTGCTCGAACGCTTCACCGGCGACGCCGCCGACACCAGCATGCTGGTGAGCGACACCGACGAGTACGTGAAGGCCGTGCTGCGCAAGGCGCTCGGCGACGACAAGGCCAATCTGCTGATCGACCGCATCCTGCAGGGCGGTGATGTCTCCGGCATCGAGAGCCTGAAGTGGATGGACCCGAATTCGGTGGCCGAGCTGCTGCGTAACGAGCACCCGCAGATCGTCGCGGCGATCCTCGTGCACCTGGAGTTCGACCAGGCGGCCGAGGTGCTGAAGGAATTCACCGAGCGCCAACGCAACGAGGTGATGGTGCGCGTGGCCACGCTCGACGGCATCCAGCCCAGCGCGCTGAAGGACCTGAACGAGGTGATGGGCAAGGTGCTCGCCGGCGGCGAGCGCATGAAGAAGTCGATGATGGGCGGTGTGAAGCCGGCGGCCGAGATCATCAACATGATGGGTTCGGCCATCGAGACTTCGGTGCTGGACTACATCCGCGAGGCCGACAGCGATCTCGCGCAGAAGATCATGGACAACATGTTCACGTTCGACGATCTGCAGAAGATCGACGACCGCGGCATCCAGGCGCTGCTGAAGGAAGTGCAGACCGAATCGCTGGTGGTGGCGCTCAAGGGCGCACCGCCCGAGCTGCGCGACCGCATCCTCGCGAACATGTCCACGCGCGCGGCCGAGACGCTGCGCGAGGATCTCGAATCGCGCGGTCCGGTGCGCGTCTCCGAGGTCGAGGCCGAGCAGAAGGAAATGCTGAAGATCGTGCGTCGCCTGGCCGACGAGGGCCAGATCGTGCTGGGTGGCGGTGGCGATGACCAGTTCCTTTGAACGCAAGCTCGGCGCCAGCCCGGCGCCGCGCGATCCCGGCAGCCGCAGCCGCGCAACCGACGGCCCGGCGGCCGACGGCTCGCCGAACGCCTATGCGCGCTTCATTCCGCGCGAGGAAGTGCGCAGCTTCGCCGCCTGGCGGCCCAGCAGCTTCGGCAGCGCACCGCAGAACCCGGCGGCCCCGGCACCCGCCGCGCCGCTGACGCCCGAACTGGTGGCCGCGCAGTTGCAGGCCGCGCGCCAGAGCGGCTACCAGGACGGCTACCGCGACGGTCTGACCGCGCTCGAAGGTTTCAAGCAGAGTTACGCGCAGCAGGTGACTGGCCAGGTCACCGCCGTGGCGCAGGCCTTCCGCGGCCAGCTCCAGCAACTCGAACAGGGCCTGGCCGCGCAGCTCGCGGACGTGGCCGTCGCGCTGGCGCGCCAGGTGCTGCGCAGCGAACTGGCAACGCGCCCCGAGCTGGTGGCGGCGGTGGCCCAGGAGGCGCTGGTCGCCACGCTGGCCTCGGCGAAGCAGGTGGCGGTGCACGTGCATCCCGAGGACCTCGCCTTGCTGAGCCTGCACGCCGGCGAGGCGCTGGCCGCGCGTGGCGCGCGCCTGGTGCCCGATGCGGCCCTGGCACGCGGCGGCTGCGTCGTCGACAGCGAGGTCGGCATCATCGATGCCAGCATCGAGGCGCGCTGGCGCCGTGCCATGGACGGCATGGGACAGCGCGCTGCCTACGAGGTGGCGCCGTCGGCCGACGACGCGGCCGCACCGGTGACCGACGAGAACGGGGCGGGCGCATGAACGCCCCGACCGAAGGCTGGCTGCCCGCCGCCACGCCGGCGACCGAGCGCCCTGCAGCGCCGCCCGCCGCGCTGCCGGCGTCGTGGCAACGCTACATGGATGATCTGAAGGCGCATGCCCTCGGCCCGGTGCCGCTGGAGGCGCAGGGCACGCTGGTGCGCGTGGCCGGACTGGTGCTGGAGGCCGCCGGCATCCGCGTGCCGGTCGGCTCGGTCTGCGAGGTGCGCATGGACGGCCAGCCGCCCGTGCTGGCTGAGGTGGTCGGCTTCGCCGCCGACCGTGCCTACCTGATGCCCACCGGCGAGCTGCACGGCCTGGCCAGCGGCGCGCGGGTGGTCCCGCGCTCGACCCCGAGCGTGGCGCCGGTGCTCGGCGAGGCGCATCACCCGTGGCGTCGCAGCGAAGACCGCACCCGCCACCTGCCGATCGGCGACGGCCTGCTGGGCCGCGTGATCGACCCGCTGGGCATGCCGCTCGACCGGCTCGGCCCGATCGGCGCCGTGCGCAACGAGCCGCTGGTGCGTCGCCCCATCAACGCGATGGAGCGCGACCCGGTGCGCGAGCCGCTGGACACGGGCGTGCGCGCGATCAACGCCATGCTCACCGTCGGCCGCGGCCAGCGCATCGGGCTGTTCGCCGGCTCCGGCGTCGGCAAGTCGGTGCTGCTGGGCATGATGGCCAAGTACACCGCGGCCGACGTCATCGTCGTCGGCCTGATCGGCGAGCGCGGACGCGAGGTCAAGGAATTCATCGAGGACATCCTCGGCGAGGAGGGCCTGAAGCGCTCCATCGTCGTGGCGGCGCCGGCCGACTCGCCGCCGCTGACGCGCATGCAGGGGGCCGCCTACGCCACCGCGATCGCCGAGCACTTCCGCGACCGCGGCCAGCACGTGCTGCTGCTGATGGACAGCCTGACCCGTTACGCGATGGCGCAACGCGAGATCGCGCTGGCCATCGGCGAACCGCCGGCCACCAAGGGCTATCCGCCGAGCTGCTTCGCGAAGCTGCCGCAACTGGTCGAGCGCAGCGGCAACGGCCTCAACGGCTGCGGTTCGATCACCGCGTTCTACACGGTGCTCAGCGAAGGCGACGACCAGCAGGACCCGATCGCCGACGCGGCCCGCGCCATCCTCGACGGCCACATCGTGCTGTCGCGCGACCTGGCCGAGAGTGGCCATTACCCGGCGATCGACATCGAACGCTCGGCCTCGCGCGTGATGCACAACGTGGCACGGCCCGAACACCTGCAGGCGGCGCGCCGCCTGCGCCAGCTGTGGTCGCGCTATCAGAAGGCGCGCGACCTGATCGCGCTGGGCGCCTATGCGCCCGGCCACGATGTCGAACTCGACCTCGCGGTCAAGCAGCACGATGCGATGCGCACGCTGCTGCAGCAGGACATGCACGACGCCTCGCGGCTGACCGACAGCGTGCGCCAGTTGCGCCAGCTGACCGGCATCTGACCCGCGAGCCCCACCGACCGAACGTTCGCCCCCGGAAAGACTCCATGAGCGCCCTCCAGCCCCTGAACACCCTGCTCGAACAGACCACGGTCGCGCGCGATGCCGCGCTGGGCGTCCACCGCAACGCGCTGAACGCCGTGGCGGCGGCCCAGGCCCAGGCCACGCAGCTGGCCGAGTACCGCCAGGAGTACGCGCAACGCTTCGGGACGCAGTTCCAGCGCGCCGGGGCGATCGAGCTGCTGCAGTGCTACCAGGGCTTCATGGTCCGGCTGGACGAGGCGGTGTCGCAGCAGCAGCGCCTGCTGGCGCAGGCCATCGAGCGTGGCGAGACGGCCAAGGCCGCGCTGCTGAGCGCCGAACTGCGTGTGGCTTCGGTGCGCAAGCTGATCGAGCGGCGCATCGCCGAAGCCGTTCGCACCCAGGACCGCAGCGATCAGAAGGCGACCGACGAGCTGGCCTCGCGAGCCGCATGGCTGCGGCTGGCAGGCACCGCACCCGGCGCGGCGCTGGGCGCCGTCTGAGCCGGTACCTGCCCGCCATGAGCATGAACCTGTCCGTCCAGCAGCGCGCTGCCGCCAACGCCCCGACCGCCTTCGCGGCCGAACCGGCGGCCGAGCGCGGCAACTCCCCAGCCTCTTCGCCGTTCGCCGGCCTGCTCGGGGAGCGGCAGCGCTTCGTGGCGGGCCATGGACAGAATGGCCAGAACGCCTTCGCCGCGCCACCGGCCCCCGCGAAGGCGAACCCGCCCGAGTCGCGCGCCGAGGCCGCACGCCGGCCGGAGCCGCAGCGTCGTCCCGCCGGCGACGAGGCGAAACCGATCGAGAAGGACAACACCGCGGCGAAGCGGGCGGCGGCCAAGGACGGAGTCGCGCCGCCGGCGGCCAAGCAGCCCGGCAAGCCCGTCGACGGCGCACGGCGCACCGCCGACGAGGCGTCCGACGAGGGGCTGCC is drawn from Methylibium petroleiphilum PM1 and contains these coding sequences:
- a CDS encoding Lrp/AsnC family transcriptional regulator, producing the protein MNKITLDPLDLRLLAQLQRDASLSNQALAAEVHVATATTHRRVRRFHALGLIERVTAQLSPQRLADAGLPQLHALLEVSLDVQTSEGLDAFEVRAVADASVQQCWRVSPGPDFMLVVGVRDMEAYQAFTARLLTADANVRNVRAFFSIKRAKFGSELPLPAR
- the glmS gene encoding glutamine--fructose-6-phosphate transaminase (isomerizing); its protein translation is MCGIVGAVGTRNIVPILVEGLKRLEYRGYDSCGVAVHQDGALRRSRSTSRVAELDVQVTADAVQGTTGIAHTRWATHGAPAVHNAHPHFSSGPGADAARPARIALVHNGIIENHDDLRAELQARGYVFASQTDTEVIAHLIDSLYDGDLFDAVQQATQRLKGAYAIAVFCRDEPHRVVGAREGSPLILGVGQGESFLASDAMALAGVTDQIVYLEEGDVVDLQLGKHWIVARNAATGRHERVQREVRTVHAHTGAAELGPYRHYMQKEIFEQPRAIADTLEGVQGIVPELFGDGAHRVFKEIDSVLILACGTSYYAGCTAKYWLESIAQIPTQVEVASEYRYRDSVPNPKTLVVTITQSGETADTLAALKHARSLGMKHTLTVCNVATSAMVRECSLAYITRAGVEIGVASTKAFTTQLAGLFLLTLMLAKTRGRLSEDAEAGHLKALRHLPVALQAVLALEPQVMAWAEEFARKENALFLGRGLHYPVALEGALKLKEISYIHAEAYPAGELKHGPLALVTSAMPVVTVAPHDALLEKLKSNLQEVRARGGELFVFADADTRIESSEGVHVIRMPEHYGALSPLLHVVPLQLLAYHTACARGTDVDKPRNLAKSVTVE
- a CDS encoding aminotransferase class V-fold PLP-dependent enzyme; this translates as MPGLLPNVDPEGLLEYSVVYTDRALNHMSQSFQGVMRDISATLKRVYNAKSAVIVPGSGTFGMEAVARQFATDRKVLVIRNGWFSYRWTQILDMGRIASDATVLKARRTGPGAQAPFAPAPIGEVVATIRAERPAVVFAPHVETSAGMILPDAYLRAVADAVHEVGGLFVLDCIASGTLWVDMQATGVDVLVSAPQKGWSGSPCCALIAMSDLARGRIDGTQSTSFACDLRKWMQIMEAYEAGGYAYHATMPTDSLARVRDVMRETEAYGFEKVRAEQQQLGEQVRALLVRKGLRSVAAEGFQAPCVVVSYTEDPAIQSGQKFLGLGLQVAAGVPLQCDEGADFRTFRIGLFGLDKLHHIERTVRHLDDALNRIL
- a CDS encoding translation initiation factor Sui1, whose protein sequence is MGAPGTKSRPAAGGLVYSTELGRTCPACRQAIAQCACRSAGAVPVTDGIVRVSRETKGRNGKGVTLVKGLGLEPVALAQLGKQLKAACGSGGTTKDGVIEVQGDHCERVIGWLQARGHTVKRAGG
- the fliE gene encoding flagellar hook-basal body complex protein FliE, with the protein product MDVKLKPFDFAQAAARAGMPQVAERVRLATQSQGVEPASFQTSFSAALKSVSSAQNQATELQKQVQLGNSSVSLEETMVAMQKAQIGFQATLQVRNKLVQAYTDIMNMAM
- the fliF gene encoding flagellar basal-body MS-ring/collar protein FliF, whose protein sequence is MDTALAPVNSLPLTPANADGFGSRLAALPAGRKFTLGIGLAALVGIAFAMSMWSSQGNYKVLYAGLSDKDGGAILAQLSTMNVPYKHADGGAAILVPADKVHDVRLKLASAGLPKGSIVGFELMDNAKFGQTQFQERLTFQRGLEGELTRSIGALAAVQSARVHLALPNQNGFFREQQKPSASVLLTLHPGRTLDRTQIAGIVHLVSSSVPEMDPKAVTVLDATGALISGAGDAGSAGGLDAQQLQYVGQIEGNYTKRVFDILEPVLGRDNLRAQVTAEVDFSQTESTSEAYAPNQGLGADGKPAAATLRSHQVSEASGGGSAQPAGVPGAASNQPPVPATAPVNGSAQPLQTAQSGGGSGGNSRREATTNYEVDKTVRVTRNATGTIKRLNAAVVLNHRSVTDAKGKTSTTPISAEEMEKLTALVKETIGFNADRGDSVKLINAPFKVEKPPVEEALPLWKQPETQDLLRTLAVPGALTLLAMIIVFGAVRPALKAAQPAQPQRQLDAVVDDVPALPSPSSAQAAALPALEAPVVDTRLNQARALAKENPAAMANIVRGWSAKEAA
- the fliG gene encoding flagellar motor switch protein FliG, whose translation is MDAQGLEDAAILLMSIGEEEAAEVFKHLAPKEVQRLGETIAKMKSVPRERFEQVLERFTGDAADTSMLVSDTDEYVKAVLRKALGDDKANLLIDRILQGGDVSGIESLKWMDPNSVAELLRNEHPQIVAAILVHLEFDQAAEVLKEFTERQRNEVMVRVATLDGIQPSALKDLNEVMGKVLAGGERMKKSMMGGVKPAAEIINMMGSAIETSVLDYIREADSDLAQKIMDNMFTFDDLQKIDDRGIQALLKEVQTESLVVALKGAPPELRDRILANMSTRAAETLREDLESRGPVRVSEVEAEQKEMLKIVRRLADEGQIVLGGGGDDQFL
- a CDS encoding FliH/SctL family protein, producing MTSSFERKLGASPAPRDPGSRSRATDGPAADGSPNAYARFIPREEVRSFAAWRPSSFGSAPQNPAAPAPAAPLTPELVAAQLQAARQSGYQDGYRDGLTALEGFKQSYAQQVTGQVTAVAQAFRGQLQQLEQGLAAQLADVAVALARQVLRSELATRPELVAAVAQEALVATLASAKQVAVHVHPEDLALLSLHAGEALAARGARLVPDAALARGGCVVDSEVGIIDASIEARWRRAMDGMGQRAAYEVAPSADDAAAPVTDENGAGA
- the fliI gene encoding flagellar protein export ATPase FliI, translating into MNAPTEGWLPAATPATERPAAPPAALPASWQRYMDDLKAHALGPVPLEAQGTLVRVAGLVLEAAGIRVPVGSVCEVRMDGQPPVLAEVVGFAADRAYLMPTGELHGLASGARVVPRSTPSVAPVLGEAHHPWRRSEDRTRHLPIGDGLLGRVIDPLGMPLDRLGPIGAVRNEPLVRRPINAMERDPVREPLDTGVRAINAMLTVGRGQRIGLFAGSGVGKSVLLGMMAKYTAADVIVVGLIGERGREVKEFIEDILGEEGLKRSIVVAAPADSPPLTRMQGAAYATAIAEHFRDRGQHVLLLMDSLTRYAMAQREIALAIGEPPATKGYPPSCFAKLPQLVERSGNGLNGCGSITAFYTVLSEGDDQQDPIADAARAILDGHIVLSRDLAESGHYPAIDIERSASRVMHNVARPEHLQAARRLRQLWSRYQKARDLIALGAYAPGHDVELDLAVKQHDAMRTLLQQDMHDASRLTDSVRQLRQLTGI
- the fliJ gene encoding flagellar export protein FliJ, whose product is MSALQPLNTLLEQTTVARDAALGVHRNALNAVAAAQAQATQLAEYRQEYAQRFGTQFQRAGAIELLQCYQGFMVRLDEAVSQQQRLLAQAIERGETAKAALLSAELRVASVRKLIERRIAEAVRTQDRSDQKATDELASRAAWLRLAGTAPGAALGAV